A single genomic interval of Ramlibacter sp. harbors:
- a CDS encoding aspartate/glutamate racemase family protein, producing the protein MRQLLVINPNTSTSVSALLQTHIQTAAGLHVQVHTVTARFGAPYIADEASYAVAAHAALDAWATSLAAADRPHPDAVLIGCFGDPGLLALRESSPVPVTGLAEAAFVEAARHGRFAIVTGGARWGPMLQRLAQALGYAPQLAGIHTVIPTGAELAANPAAARALLADACRDAARQMDVQAVILGGAGLAGMAADIQPGIATPLIDSVLAGARWALRSHTPPPPRSTPGFDIPWEHLSPELTALGLQAGP; encoded by the coding sequence ATGCGCCAGCTGCTGGTCATCAACCCGAACACCTCGACCTCGGTCAGCGCGCTGCTGCAAACCCACATTCAAACGGCGGCCGGGCTGCATGTGCAGGTGCATACGGTCACGGCGCGATTTGGCGCGCCCTACATCGCCGACGAAGCCAGTTACGCGGTGGCCGCCCATGCCGCGCTTGACGCCTGGGCCACATCGCTGGCCGCGGCTGACCGCCCCCACCCCGACGCGGTGCTGATCGGCTGCTTTGGCGACCCGGGCTTGCTCGCGCTGCGCGAAAGCAGCCCGGTGCCCGTGACGGGCCTGGCAGAGGCCGCCTTTGTGGAAGCCGCGCGCCACGGGCGCTTCGCCATCGTGACCGGCGGTGCGCGCTGGGGCCCCATGCTGCAGCGCCTGGCGCAGGCTTTGGGCTACGCACCGCAGCTGGCCGGCATCCACACCGTCATTCCCACGGGTGCCGAACTGGCGGCCAACCCGGCCGCCGCTCGCGCGCTTCTGGCCGACGCCTGCCGGGACGCGGCGCGTCAGATGGACGTGCAGGCCGTGATCCTGGGCGGAGCCGGCCTGGCCGGCATGGCCGCAGACATCCAGCCCGGCATCGCCACTCCGTTGATCGACAGCGTGCTGGCCGGCGCCCGCTGGGCCCTGCGCAGCCACACCCCCCCGCCACCCCGCTCCACGCCGGGCTTCGACATCCCCTGGGAACATCTGTCCCCCGAGCTCACCGCACTGGGCCTGCAGGCCGGGCCCTGA
- a CDS encoding ribonuclease activity regulator RraA, translating to MNPDTRAKLMTVSTATLCTALYKRGLRNQFIQDVRPLNPNLPNMVGEAFTLRYIPAREDLNPITVFQDRHHPQRVAVEQCPAGAVMVFDSRKDARAASAGSILISRLMVKGCAGAVTDGGFRDSPEMAVMNFPTYHQRPSAPTNLTLHQALDINVPIGCGDVAVWPGDVVVGDREGVFVIPAHLADEVAAEAVEMTAFEDFVTEEVLGGRSIIGLYPATDPQTRDQFAAWRQAKGR from the coding sequence CTGAACCCCGACACCCGTGCCAAGCTCATGACCGTGAGCACCGCCACCCTGTGCACCGCGCTGTACAAGCGCGGCCTGCGCAACCAGTTCATCCAGGACGTGCGACCGCTCAACCCCAATCTGCCCAACATGGTGGGCGAGGCCTTCACGCTGCGCTACATCCCGGCGCGCGAGGACCTGAACCCCATCACCGTGTTCCAGGACCGCCACCACCCGCAGCGTGTGGCGGTGGAGCAATGCCCCGCGGGCGCCGTGATGGTGTTTGACAGCCGCAAGGATGCGCGCGCCGCGTCGGCGGGCTCGATCCTGATTTCACGCCTGATGGTCAAGGGCTGCGCGGGGGCTGTGACCGATGGTGGCTTCCGCGATTCGCCCGAGATGGCGGTGATGAACTTCCCCACCTACCACCAGCGCCCCTCTGCGCCCACCAACCTCACGTTGCACCAGGCGCTGGACATCAACGTGCCCATCGGTTGTGGCGACGTGGCCGTGTGGCCAGGTGACGTGGTGGTGGGCGACCGCGAGGGTGTATTTGTCATCCCGGCCCACCTGGCCGACGAGGTGGCCGCAGAGGCGGTGGAGATGACCGCGTTTGAAGACTTTGTGACCGAAGAGGTGCTGGGTGGCCGTAGCATCATCGGCCTGTACCCGGCGACCGACCCGCAGACCAGGGACCAGTTCGCCGCGTGGCGCCAGGCCAAGGGCCGCTGA
- a CDS encoding pirin family protein, translating into MTPATSTPVTQPRRAERLVTGQPTSDGAGVKLTRVLTQDLQQRLDPFLMLDNFASDNPDDYGAGFPSHPHRGFETVSYMLTGNMRHKDSAGHEGLITDGGVQWMTAGRGVIHSEMPEQKDGVMEGFQLWLNLPGKEKMCAPWYRDIQSPEIPEVVTSEGVTVRVIAGEAAGVTGAMQREHTEPLYLDIHFPEGGGRFSQALPAGHNAFVYVYRGDVDVAGTAVARQRMAILANEGDGVTLSASGPARALLIAGKPLREPIAQYGPFVMNTRDELIQAVEDFQNGRLA; encoded by the coding sequence ATGACCCCCGCCACGTCCACCCCCGTCACCCAGCCCCGCCGCGCCGAGCGGCTCGTCACCGGCCAGCCCACCAGCGACGGCGCGGGTGTCAAGCTCACACGCGTGCTCACGCAAGACCTGCAGCAGCGGCTGGACCCTTTCCTGATGCTGGACAACTTCGCCAGCGACAACCCCGACGACTACGGCGCCGGCTTTCCCAGCCACCCGCACCGCGGCTTCGAGACCGTGAGCTACATGCTCACCGGCAACATGCGCCACAAGGACAGCGCCGGCCATGAAGGCCTGATCACCGATGGCGGCGTGCAATGGATGACGGCCGGGCGCGGCGTGATCCACAGCGAAATGCCCGAGCAGAAAGACGGCGTGATGGAGGGTTTCCAGCTCTGGCTCAATCTGCCGGGCAAGGAAAAGATGTGCGCGCCCTGGTACCGCGACATCCAGAGCCCCGAGATCCCCGAGGTCGTCACCTCCGAAGGGGTCACCGTTCGCGTGATCGCCGGTGAGGCCGCGGGCGTGACGGGTGCCATGCAACGCGAGCACACCGAGCCGCTGTACCTGGACATCCACTTCCCCGAGGGCGGTGGCCGCTTCAGCCAGGCCTTGCCCGCCGGGCACAACGCGTTTGTCTACGTGTACCGCGGTGACGTGGACGTGGCCGGCACCGCCGTGGCGCGCCAGCGCATGGCCATCCTGGCCAATGAGGGCGACGGGGTCACCCTTTCGGCCAGCGGCCCGGCCCGCGCGCTGCTCATTGCCGGCAAGCCGCTGCGCGAGCCCATCGCGCAGTACGGCCCGTTCGTCATGAACACCCGTGACGAGCTGATCCAGGCCGTGGAAGACTTCCAGAACGGCCGGCTGGCCTGA
- a CDS encoding aldehyde dehydrogenase (NADP(+)), whose translation MTVLQAVRARTGEPLGEALAASTPDQIDAAVQAAADAFAGWSASDGATRAALLRGLASALEADREALVALADDETALGPARLNGELDRTAYQLRRFADLAEGGAPFGVLDDPAVAGAPPAGHPAMARLRVPLGPVAMFAASNFPFAFSVPGGDTASALAAGCSLVIKAHAGHPLTSLRVHGLMQRVLAAQGLPAGLIGMVQGGGNEVGAQLIRHPLIAAGAFTGSTRGGAALQALANARPRPVPFYGELGSVNPVVALPAELAARGSELAATLAGSISLGCGQFCTSPGVIVLLDDPASDAFVQQLTVELAKQAPHAMLTAGMRRAFDAGTAAVLAAGATALVSDKRDGPAPHPFLAQVDAATFIANAALHDEVFGPAALVVRAGSVARALQVLAAVGGSLTVTLWGVAQETADARALVRGAMAIAGRVLFAGVPTGVAVTAAQQHGGPWPSSTQPMSTSVGDAALDRFLRPVALQDAPAWLLAYRGKPC comes from the coding sequence ATGACCGTGTTGCAAGCCGTTCGCGCCCGTACGGGCGAACCTCTGGGTGAGGCGCTGGCCGCCTCCACCCCTGATCAGATTGACGCCGCCGTACAGGCGGCGGCTGATGCCTTCGCGGGCTGGTCCGCCAGCGACGGTGCGACCCGCGCCGCCTTGCTGCGCGGCCTGGCCAGCGCGCTCGAGGCCGACCGCGAAGCGCTGGTGGCCCTGGCTGACGACGAGACCGCACTGGGCCCGGCGCGCCTGAATGGCGAACTGGACCGCACGGCGTATCAGTTGCGCCGGTTTGCCGACCTGGCCGAGGGCGGCGCGCCCTTTGGGGTGCTGGACGACCCGGCCGTGGCCGGTGCGCCCCCTGCAGGTCACCCAGCCATGGCCCGGCTGCGCGTGCCGCTGGGCCCGGTGGCCATGTTCGCGGCCAGCAACTTCCCGTTCGCGTTCTCGGTGCCTGGTGGCGATACGGCCTCGGCACTGGCGGCCGGCTGTTCGCTGGTGATCAAGGCCCATGCGGGCCACCCGCTCACTTCACTGCGGGTGCACGGTCTGATGCAGCGGGTGCTGGCGGCGCAGGGCTTGCCCGCAGGCCTGATCGGCATGGTGCAGGGCGGTGGCAACGAAGTGGGCGCCCAGCTGATTCGCCACCCCTTGATCGCCGCGGGCGCCTTTACCGGCTCGACCCGTGGCGGTGCAGCGCTGCAGGCGCTGGCCAATGCCCGCCCGCGCCCGGTTCCGTTTTATGGCGAGTTGGGCTCGGTCAACCCGGTGGTGGCCCTGCCCGCCGAGCTGGCCGCGCGTGGCAGCGAGCTGGCCGCCACCCTGGCGGGTTCCATCAGCCTGGGCTGCGGGCAGTTCTGCACCAGCCCCGGCGTGATCGTGCTGCTGGACGACCCGGCCAGCGACGCCTTTGTGCAGCAACTGACCGTGGAGCTGGCCAAACAAGCTCCGCATGCCATGCTCACGGCGGGCATGCGCCGCGCTTTTGATGCCGGCACGGCCGCCGTGTTGGCCGCAGGCGCCACCGCGTTGGTGAGCGACAAGCGCGACGGCCCCGCGCCCCATCCCTTCCTCGCGCAGGTGGATGCGGCCACGTTCATCGCCAATGCCGCGCTGCACGACGAGGTGTTTGGCCCGGCGGCGCTGGTGGTGCGCGCTGGCTCGGTGGCGCGGGCGCTGCAGGTGCTGGCCGCCGTGGGCGGCAGCCTGACCGTGACGCTGTGGGGAGTGGCGCAGGAGACTGCCGACGCGCGGGCCCTGGTGCGTGGCGCCATGGCCATCGCCGGGCGGGTGCTGTTTGCCGGTGTGCCCACGGGCGTGGCGGTGACGGCGGCCCAGCAGCATGGCGGCCCCTGGCCCTCGTCCACCCAGCCCATGAGCACCTCGGTGGGCGACGCGGCGCTGGACCGCTTTCTGCGCCCCGTTGCCTTGCAGGATGCGCCCGCCTGGCTTTTGGCTTACCGTGGCAAACCCTGTTGA
- a CDS encoding GntR family transcriptional regulator, producing MTDSITPLTDSDIYERVISAILDHRLPPGTKLVEDKLATAFGVSRTRIRPVLVRLANEQVVTLTPNRGATIAQPSEQEAREVFEVRRLIEPTLVTLFIERASADDMARLKHCIDEEEAARLAGDMRRAIRLAGDFHLLIAERAGHQTLGRILRELTSRTSLILMTYSASHAREREEATACGCREHLALLDAIRLRDTAEAALRMRDHLTRLESQLRFTPPEHAAPDLSRLFGAAA from the coding sequence ATGACCGACAGCATCACGCCGCTGACCGACAGCGACATTTACGAGCGGGTCATCTCCGCCATCCTGGACCACCGGCTGCCGCCCGGCACCAAACTGGTCGAGGACAAGCTGGCCACCGCCTTTGGGGTGTCTCGCACCCGCATCCGCCCGGTGCTGGTGCGTCTGGCCAATGAGCAGGTGGTCACGCTCACGCCCAACCGCGGCGCCACCATTGCCCAGCCCAGCGAGCAGGAAGCGCGCGAGGTGTTCGAGGTGCGCCGCCTGATCGAGCCCACGCTGGTCACGCTGTTCATCGAGCGCGCCAGCGCCGACGACATGGCGCGCCTCAAGCACTGCATCGACGAGGAAGAGGCCGCGCGCCTGGCCGGCGACATGCGCCGCGCCATCCGGCTGGCCGGCGACTTCCACCTGCTCATCGCCGAGCGCGCGGGCCACCAGACGCTGGGGCGCATCCTGCGCGAGTTGACCTCGCGCACGTCGCTGATCCTCATGACCTACAGTGCCTCGCATGCGCGCGAACGCGAGGAGGCCACGGCCTGCGGCTGCCGCGAGCACCTGGCCCTGCTGGACGCCATCCGCCTGCGTGACACGGCCGAGGCGGCCCTGCGCATGCGCGACCACCTCACGCGGCTGGAGTCGCAGCTGCGCTTCACACCGCCCGAGCATGCGGCGCCCGACCTCTCCCGCCTGTTTGGCGCCGCGGCCTGA
- a CDS encoding AraC family transcriptional regulator gives MPSASTAPTDRLSPLLQHFHVRTRMFHSGPLCGTTAFYDGPDLGYLHVLRAGTVQVAHYGDSSPLGSTRLSEPTLLFYPSAAPHRFITPTDRSTHMVCATVRFDAGPAHPVAAVLPPLCLVPLASVPGLARTVEALFAEAMPEDSAAPACGRQLVCDRLFDALLVQLLRWLIDHRPDDPSGAPSQDLLAGLAHPQLARAFNAMHGEPGMPWDLPRLADVAGMSRSSFAATFHRVVGATPADYLARWRMVLAGQRLARGEPLKQVALQLGYSSASALSRAFAAHHGQTPRAWRQQQDVA, from the coding sequence ATGCCGTCCGCATCCACTGCCCCCACTGACCGTCTTTCGCCCCTGCTGCAGCACTTCCATGTGCGCACCCGCATGTTCCACAGCGGCCCTCTGTGCGGCACCACCGCCTTTTATGACGGGCCGGACCTGGGCTATCTCCATGTACTGCGCGCCGGCACGGTGCAGGTGGCGCATTACGGCGATTCGTCGCCTTTGGGCAGCACCCGGCTGAGCGAGCCCACGCTGCTGTTCTACCCGAGCGCCGCGCCCCACCGCTTCATCACCCCCACCGACCGCAGCACCCACATGGTGTGCGCCACCGTGCGCTTCGACGCCGGGCCGGCGCACCCGGTGGCCGCCGTGCTGCCGCCCCTGTGCCTGGTGCCGCTGGCCAGCGTGCCGGGCCTGGCCCGCACCGTGGAGGCCCTGTTTGCCGAGGCCATGCCCGAGGACAGCGCGGCTCCCGCCTGTGGCCGCCAGCTGGTTTGCGACCGCCTGTTCGACGCTCTGCTGGTGCAGCTGCTGCGCTGGCTGATTGACCACCGACCGGACGACCCCAGCGGCGCTCCCAGCCAGGACCTGCTGGCCGGGCTGGCCCACCCCCAGCTGGCCCGCGCTTTCAATGCCATGCATGGCGAGCCGGGCATGCCGTGGGACTTGCCGCGTCTGGCCGACGTAGCCGGCATGTCGCGCAGCAGCTTTGCCGCCACCTTTCACCGCGTGGTCGGCGCCACGCCGGCCGACTACCTGGCCCGCTGGCGCATGGTATTGGCAGGGCAACGGCTGGCGCGCGGCGAGCCACTCAAGCAAGTGGCGTTGCAGTTGGGCTACAGCAGTGCCTCGGCCCTGTCACGGGCTTTCGCGGCACACCATGGGCAAACGCCAAGGGCCTGGCGCCAACAGCAAGACGTCGCTTGA
- a CDS encoding ABC transporter permease yields MSARASEPRAPGFWPLALVFAAFVLFIYGPMLTIFVLSFQGPEGGLTFPLRGLSLHWFHKLAEGLGTVDIGAAFRRSLLLGAVVMGFTVALSVLAGLAFRKKLAGGNALFYVTVASLIMPSIIVSLGIGLQFRLIDTGLKALFNTLGATGMLENYGTALGLMTSALGAHLTWTLPFGLLIMFAVFNRFNPAYEEAARDLGATPWQTFRHVVLPLIGPSVVGIGMFGFTLSWDEIARTSQAIGDVNTLPLELQGLTSTVTTPAIYALGTVTTIVSFLVMGLAVGLAMWLGKRQRRSQS; encoded by the coding sequence TTTACGGGCCCATGCTCACCATCTTCGTGTTGAGCTTCCAGGGGCCCGAGGGCGGGCTCACCTTCCCGCTGCGCGGACTCTCGCTGCACTGGTTCCACAAGCTCGCCGAAGGCCTGGGCACCGTGGACATTGGCGCCGCGTTCCGCCGCTCGCTGTTGCTGGGAGCGGTGGTCATGGGCTTCACGGTCGCGCTGTCCGTGCTCGCGGGCCTGGCGTTCCGCAAGAAGCTCGCCGGCGGCAATGCGCTGTTCTATGTCACCGTCGCCAGCCTGATCATGCCGTCCATCATCGTGTCGCTGGGCATTGGTCTGCAGTTCCGGCTGATCGACACCGGCCTCAAGGCCCTCTTCAACACCCTGGGCGCCACCGGCATGCTGGAGAATTACGGCACTGCGCTCGGCCTCATGACCTCGGCCCTGGGCGCCCACCTGACCTGGACCCTGCCCTTTGGCCTGCTGATCATGTTTGCCGTCTTCAACCGCTTCAACCCGGCCTACGAGGAAGCCGCGCGCGACCTTGGCGCCACGCCCTGGCAGACCTTCCGCCACGTGGTGCTGCCGCTGATCGGGCCCTCGGTGGTCGGCATCGGCATGTTCGGCTTCACCCTGTCATGGGATGAGATCGCACGCACCTCCCAGGCCATTGGCGACGTCAACACCCTGCCGCTGGAGCTGCAGGGCCTGACCTCCACCGTCACCACCCCGGCCATCTATGCGCTGGGCACCGTCACCACCATCGTCTCCTTTCTGGTCATGGGCCTGGCCGTGGGCCTGGCGATGTGGCTGGGCAAGCGGCAGCGGCGCAGCCAGTCATGA
- a CDS encoding dihydroxy-acid dehydratase, which yields MTRKLPQNLRSARWFAPDDFRSFGHRSRAMQMGYDHADWAGRPVIAILNTWSDINNCHSHFKQRVEEVKRGILQAGGFPIELPAISLAENFVKPTTMLYRNLLAIEAEELLRSHPVDGAVLMGGCDKTTPGLVMGALSMGLPCIYLPAGPMLRGNWKGKTLGSGSDAFKYWDERRAGNISQTQWMEIEGGIARSAGTCMVMGTAATMMGIAEALGLTLPGASSIPAVDANHQRMATHCGRRIVDMVWDDLTPAKVLSRKNFENAITVAMAEGCSTNAIIHLVAMSRRAGHPVTLDDFDAFSRKVPVIANIRPSGDQYLMEDFYYAGGMKGLMKTLADGGLLHLDAMTVTGQTVGENLQGAEVYNDDVIRPLNNAIYKEGALAVLRGNLAPDGCVIKPSACSPGLLHHTGPAMVFDDYPSLKLAIDDPDLDVTKDHVLILRNAGPQGGPGMPEWGMVPIPTKLVKQGVRDMMRISDARMSGTSYGACVLHVSPEAYVGGPLALVRNGDLITVDVPNRRIHLDITDAEMATRQAAWVPPPKRFERGYGYMFSQHILQADKGCDFDYLETSFGAPVPEPVIY from the coding sequence ATGACCCGAAAACTCCCCCAGAACCTGCGCAGCGCGCGCTGGTTTGCGCCTGATGACTTCCGCTCCTTCGGTCACCGTTCGCGTGCCATGCAGATGGGCTACGACCATGCCGACTGGGCAGGCAGGCCGGTGATCGCCATCCTCAATACCTGGAGCGACATCAACAACTGCCACTCGCACTTCAAGCAGCGCGTGGAGGAAGTCAAGCGCGGCATTCTGCAGGCCGGGGGCTTCCCGATCGAGCTGCCGGCGATCTCGCTGGCCGAGAACTTCGTCAAGCCCACCACCATGCTGTACCGCAACCTGCTGGCCATCGAGGCCGAGGAGTTGCTGCGCAGCCACCCGGTGGACGGCGCGGTGCTGATGGGCGGCTGCGACAAGACCACGCCGGGGCTGGTGATGGGCGCGCTGTCCATGGGCCTGCCCTGCATCTACCTGCCCGCCGGCCCCATGCTGCGCGGCAACTGGAAGGGCAAGACCCTGGGCTCGGGCTCCGACGCCTTCAAGTACTGGGACGAGCGGCGGGCGGGCAACATCAGCCAGACGCAGTGGATGGAGATTGAAGGCGGCATTGCCCGCAGCGCCGGCACCTGCATGGTGATGGGCACGGCCGCCACGATGATGGGCATTGCCGAGGCGCTGGGCCTGACGCTGCCGGGGGCATCGAGCATCCCGGCCGTGGACGCCAACCACCAGCGCATGGCCACGCATTGCGGCCGCCGCATCGTGGACATGGTGTGGGACGACCTGACGCCCGCCAAGGTGCTGAGCCGCAAGAATTTCGAGAACGCCATCACCGTGGCCATGGCCGAGGGCTGTTCGACCAACGCCATCATTCACCTCGTGGCCATGTCGCGCCGCGCCGGCCACCCGGTGACGCTGGACGACTTTGACGCGTTCAGCCGCAAGGTGCCGGTGATCGCCAACATCCGGCCCAGCGGCGACCAGTACCTGATGGAAGATTTTTACTACGCCGGTGGCATGAAGGGGCTGATGAAGACCCTGGCCGACGGCGGCCTGCTTCACCTGGACGCCATGACCGTCACCGGCCAGACCGTGGGCGAGAACCTGCAGGGCGCCGAGGTTTACAACGACGACGTGATCCGCCCGCTGAACAACGCCATCTACAAGGAAGGCGCACTGGCCGTGCTGCGCGGCAACCTGGCGCCCGACGGCTGCGTGATCAAGCCCAGCGCCTGCAGCCCCGGGCTGCTGCACCACACCGGACCGGCCATGGTGTTTGACGACTACCCCAGCCTGAAGCTGGCGATTGACGACCCGGACCTGGACGTCACCAAAGACCATGTGCTGATCCTGCGCAACGCCGGGCCCCAGGGCGGCCCCGGCATGCCCGAGTGGGGCATGGTGCCCATCCCCACCAAGTTGGTGAAGCAGGGCGTGCGCGACATGATGCGCATCAGCGACGCGCGCATGAGCGGCACCAGCTACGGCGCCTGCGTGCTGCATGTGTCGCCCGAGGCCTACGTGGGTGGCCCGCTGGCGCTGGTGCGCAATGGTGACCTGATCACCGTGGACGTGCCCAACCGCCGCATCCACCTGGACATCACCGACGCTGAAATGGCGACGCGCCAGGCTGCCTGGGTGCCCCCGCCCAAGCGCTTCGAACGCGGCTATGGCTATATGTTCAGCCAGCACATCCTGCAGGCCGACAAGGGTTGCGACTTTGACTACCTTGAAACCTCTTTTGGCGCCCCCGTGCCCGAGCCGGTCATTTACTGA
- a CDS encoding GntR family transcriptional regulator, with product MARARPQIPDFPRSGIALPTTAAGAGARGQVSVQVYDTLRQAILDCSFLPGTALSEQAISDELQVSRAPVREAFRQLVGEGLLQSIPQRGTLVSLLSRARIADAIFVREVIECRAAELAASAPLAQRRGLAAIIKRQASASARKDYATHLAADEEFHHQILALAGHPHAWNPLRLARTGMNRIRHLAIPELGSNRIAIDHHRAIVEALLAGDGPAASEAMRVHIQSPLRFLDAIQARSPQYFEPDAR from the coding sequence ATGGCCAGAGCGCGACCGCAAATACCCGACTTCCCCCGATCCGGCATCGCCCTGCCCACGACCGCGGCAGGTGCTGGCGCGCGCGGCCAGGTGAGCGTCCAGGTGTATGACACCCTGCGCCAGGCCATCCTTGACTGCAGCTTCCTGCCGGGCACGGCACTGTCAGAGCAGGCCATTTCCGATGAGCTGCAGGTCAGCCGGGCCCCGGTGCGCGAAGCCTTTCGCCAGCTGGTGGGCGAGGGCCTGCTCCAGAGCATCCCGCAGCGCGGCACGCTGGTGTCATTGCTCAGCCGCGCCAGGATCGCCGACGCCATTTTTGTGCGCGAGGTCATTGAATGCCGGGCCGCCGAGCTGGCGGCCAGTGCTCCGCTGGCGCAACGCCGCGGCCTGGCGGCCATCATCAAGCGCCAGGCCAGTGCCAGCGCCAGAAAGGACTACGCCACCCACCTGGCCGCCGACGAGGAGTTTCACCACCAGATCCTCGCCCTGGCCGGCCACCCCCACGCCTGGAACCCGCTGCGCCTGGCACGCACCGGCATGAACCGCATCCGCCATCTCGCCATTCCCGAGCTGGGCAGCAACAGGATCGCCATCGACCACCACCGCGCCATCGTGGAAGCCCTGCTGGCCGGGGACGGACCGGCCGCCAGTGAAGCCATGCGGGTGCACATCCAGTCCCCGCTGCGCTTCCTCGACGCGATCCAGGCCCGCAGCCCCCAGTACTTCGAGCCAGACGCCCGGTAG
- a CDS encoding carboxymuconolactone decarboxylase family protein — MTRISPVTVANTPAASAPLLAAVKSKLGIVPGMMATWAHAPAALKAYLAMAEALGSGELSAGERELVALAAAEANQCEYCLAAHHVLGKGAGLSDASIAAARDGHGTTPREQAIAALARQIVQQRGLISDAEFAAAREVLGDAGVLEVIGSVALNIYTNYTNHIAQTAVDFPKVALRTPLKLAA; from the coding sequence ATGACCCGTATTTCCCCCGTCACCGTCGCCAACACCCCCGCCGCCTCGGCCCCTTTGCTGGCCGCCGTCAAGTCCAAGCTGGGCATCGTCCCCGGCATGATGGCCACCTGGGCCCACGCGCCTGCCGCCCTCAAGGCCTACCTGGCCATGGCTGAAGCCCTGGGCAGCGGCGAGTTGAGCGCCGGTGAGCGTGAACTGGTGGCCCTGGCCGCCGCCGAAGCCAACCAGTGCGAGTACTGCCTGGCCGCCCACCATGTGCTGGGCAAGGGCGCGGGTTTGAGCGATGCCAGCATTGCCGCCGCCCGTGATGGCCATGGCACCACGCCGCGCGAGCAGGCCATTGCCGCCCTGGCCCGCCAGATCGTGCAGCAGCGCGGCCTGATCAGCGATGCCGAATTTGCCGCGGCGCGTGAGGTGCTGGGCGACGCTGGCGTGCTGGAAGTGATCGGCAGCGTGGCGCTGAACATCTACACGAACTACACCAACCACATTGCACAGACGGCGGTGGACTTCCCCAAGGTCGCGTTGCGCACGCCGTTGAAGCTGGCGGCGTAA
- a CDS encoding tripartite tricarboxylate transporter substrate binding protein, with protein MITKRTLVQALLGCGAVSLAALPVAVQAQSDFPSKPIKLVSPFPAGGTSDVMARLISEEMAKTLKQPVLVENISGAGGVVGTDRALKAPADGYTLIQTGVGQNAVAHGINPKMPYDSMKDFIHLTQVHSGPNVLVAHPSAPFNTFAEFIAYGRANPGKLNYGYTPAASGHMAMELLKQTVGTCTGAKKENCKPLFMVGIPYRGGGPMMTDLLGGQIPIMFINQDTALQHVKAGKLKALAVSSLQRNPLYPDVPTIHESGFPGFSALSWSGLSVARGTPKPVVDKLEAAAVAAMRAPAVRARMESIGFVVPELGSAAYTQFVGKELDRWVRVIKVAGIKAE; from the coding sequence ATGATCACCAAACGAACCCTCGTCCAGGCCCTGCTGGGCTGCGGCGCCGTCAGCCTGGCGGCGCTTCCCGTAGCCGTGCAGGCCCAATCGGACTTCCCCAGCAAGCCGATCAAGCTGGTCTCGCCCTTCCCGGCGGGCGGCACCAGCGATGTGATGGCGCGGTTGATTTCCGAGGAAATGGCCAAGACGCTCAAGCAGCCGGTGCTGGTTGAAAACATCAGCGGTGCCGGCGGCGTGGTGGGCACCGACCGCGCCCTGAAGGCGCCGGCCGATGGCTACACCCTGATCCAGACCGGCGTGGGGCAGAACGCCGTGGCCCATGGCATCAACCCCAAGATGCCGTATGACTCCATGAAGGATTTCATCCACCTGACGCAGGTGCATTCCGGCCCCAATGTGCTGGTGGCTCACCCGTCGGCCCCGTTCAACACCTTTGCCGAGTTCATTGCCTATGGCCGCGCCAACCCAGGCAAGCTCAACTACGGCTACACCCCGGCGGCGTCGGGCCACATGGCCATGGAATTGCTCAAGCAGACCGTTGGCACCTGCACCGGCGCGAAGAAGGAAAACTGCAAGCCGCTGTTCATGGTGGGCATTCCCTACCGCGGCGGCGGCCCGATGATGACGGACCTGCTGGGGGGGCAGATCCCGATCATGTTCATCAACCAGGACACGGCCTTGCAGCATGTGAAGGCCGGCAAACTCAAGGCCCTGGCGGTCAGCAGCCTGCAGCGCAACCCGCTGTACCCGGATGTGCCCACCATTCACGAGTCCGGCTTCCCCGGCTTCAGCGCGCTGTCGTGGTCAGGCCTGTCGGTGGCCAGGGGCACGCCCAAGCCCGTGGTGGACAAGCTGGAGGCCGCGGCCGTGGCCGCCATGCGCGCGCCTGCTGTCAGGGCGCGGATGGAGTCCATTGGCTTTGTGGTGCCCGAACTGGGCAGCGCGGCCTATACCCAGTTCGTGGGCAAGGAGCTGGACCGGTGGGTGCGGGTGATCAAGGTCGCCGGCATCAAGGCGGAATGA